One window from the genome of Echinicola vietnamensis DSM 17526 encodes:
- the asnB gene encoding asparagine synthase (glutamine-hydrolyzing): MCGINLAMNLPGSGEDAIQQMMAATAHRGPDHSDWCKITGQLFLAGNRLKTVDLSDWSNQPLQINQGAHTLVWNGALYNADELRNELLEDGESFESRSDSEVLLRWLKRHGISGINRLQGMYALVFVEREEKSIIIARDPHGKKPLYYFHQNHLWLFSSEARGIIAAGQIKRQLDKTQLTPYLYTRHSFPDKSFFQQVQQIVPGKALQLDFGGNIRAEHRTVIPQATLELPRKEHFRSLLTDATLKHFRADIPVGVLLSGGADSSLLLDTWMRETDLPLHTFTARFEQKYLKKYQDPIHARQVAEKYRCVHHEVLITPALLRAQLPEYIASLDQPVGDSASFLSWMIAREAKEHVKILISGAGADELFGGYNRHEAFKQYLQHKAIALKASKVMGKLSFLGRHFQKIAKGIRKDEATTFLNFSALRNIPADQREAFLAYYPKGVPPYKAALEWDRSYYLVNDILKIHDNALMAHGVEGRAPYLDKNLVSLSMSLTEEQHLSLKPKQWIRELLRETGLEKVAVRKKFGFGLPLKEWLEEDQALRSLVVETISGFVQQHHHSIPEEFHILAKEPDKKIKLHFLEIWNLYILAAWCTYHQL; encoded by the coding sequence ATGTGCGGGATCAATTTGGCCATGAATCTTCCCGGTAGTGGAGAGGATGCCATCCAGCAAATGATGGCAGCTACGGCCCATCGCGGCCCAGACCATTCGGATTGGTGCAAGATTACCGGGCAATTGTTCCTCGCTGGCAACCGACTGAAAACCGTCGATTTAAGCGATTGGTCCAACCAACCCCTGCAAATCAACCAAGGTGCCCATACCCTTGTTTGGAATGGGGCACTTTATAATGCCGATGAGCTACGAAATGAACTGCTGGAAGATGGAGAAAGCTTCGAAAGCCGGTCGGACAGTGAAGTACTACTCAGGTGGCTAAAGCGCCATGGAATTTCAGGAATAAACCGTCTTCAAGGAATGTACGCCCTCGTCTTTGTGGAGCGAGAGGAAAAATCAATCATCATTGCCCGGGACCCCCATGGCAAAAAACCCCTGTACTACTTCCACCAAAACCACCTTTGGCTCTTTTCATCAGAAGCCCGGGGAATCATTGCAGCGGGGCAAATCAAGCGCCAGCTGGACAAGACCCAACTCACACCCTACCTTTATACGAGGCATAGCTTTCCCGATAAAAGCTTCTTTCAGCAAGTCCAGCAAATAGTGCCCGGCAAGGCCCTTCAACTGGATTTTGGCGGAAATATTAGGGCAGAACATCGTACTGTAATTCCCCAAGCCACCCTAGAACTTCCTAGGAAAGAACATTTTCGTTCCTTGCTTACCGATGCTACACTGAAGCATTTTCGGGCGGATATCCCCGTGGGCGTGCTCTTAAGTGGTGGTGCAGATAGCAGTTTACTGCTGGACACTTGGATGCGGGAAACCGATCTTCCCCTGCATACGTTTACTGCACGTTTCGAACAGAAGTACCTCAAAAAATATCAAGACCCGATCCATGCACGCCAAGTGGCTGAAAAGTATCGCTGTGTCCATCATGAAGTGCTCATTACCCCGGCCCTCTTGCGCGCGCAATTGCCCGAGTATATTGCCTCGCTGGATCAGCCAGTGGGAGATAGCGCCAGTTTCCTGAGTTGGATGATTGCCAGGGAGGCCAAAGAGCACGTCAAGATCCTCATCAGCGGTGCAGGGGCAGATGAACTTTTCGGTGGCTATAACCGTCACGAGGCATTCAAGCAATACTTGCAGCACAAAGCGATTGCCCTTAAAGCCTCCAAGGTCATGGGGAAGCTGTCCTTTTTAGGGAGACATTTCCAAAAGATAGCCAAGGGCATAAGGAAAGACGAAGCCACCACTTTCCTGAATTTCAGTGCCCTCCGCAACATCCCCGCAGATCAGCGGGAGGCATTCCTGGCTTATTATCCAAAAGGAGTTCCCCCCTACAAGGCTGCTTTGGAGTGGGACCGCAGTTACTATTTAGTGAATGACATCCTTAAAATCCACGACAATGCCCTCATGGCCCATGGGGTAGAAGGTCGGGCACCGTACCTGGACAAGAACTTGGTAAGCTTGAGCATGTCGCTTACAGAAGAACAACACCTTTCCCTTAAGCCCAAGCAGTGGATCAGGGAATTGCTCCGTGAAACCGGGCTGGAAAAAGTGGCTGTCCGGAAGAAATTTGGCTTTGGGCTCCCCCTGAAAGAATGGCTGGAGGAAGATCAAGCCCTCCGAAGCTTGGTAGTCGAAACGATCAGCGGCTTTGTACAGCAGCATCACCACAGCATTCCCGAAGAATTTCATATCTTGGCCAAGGAACCTGACAAAAAAATAAAGCTGCATTTTCTAGAAATCTGGAACTTGTATATCCTGGCCGCTTGGTGTACGTACCATCAACTATGA
- the nth gene encoding endonuclease III, translated as MLKKERYQAFIDHFSTHMPAAETELHYENPFQLLIAVILSAQCTDKRINMVTPALFRDFPTAAHLAASNFDELFPYIKSVSYPNNKTKHLLGMAKMLVEDFDSEIPDTVKELIKLPGVGRKTANVITSVVWNQPNMAVDTHVFRVSKRLGLVPQNAKTPLEVEKQLIKHIPKEHIHVAHHWLILHGRYVCLARSPKCTACEITHFCRYYEKNQSKIAAERDLLPKRK; from the coding sequence ATGTTAAAAAAAGAGCGTTACCAAGCATTTATTGACCATTTTTCCACGCATATGCCCGCTGCGGAAACGGAGCTGCACTATGAAAATCCCTTTCAGCTGCTCATTGCGGTCATCCTAAGTGCCCAGTGTACGGACAAGCGGATCAATATGGTCACGCCCGCCCTTTTTAGGGATTTTCCGACGGCAGCGCATTTGGCAGCATCTAACTTTGACGAGCTCTTCCCCTATATCAAATCCGTTTCCTACCCCAATAACAAAACCAAGCACCTGCTCGGCATGGCCAAGATGCTGGTGGAAGATTTTGACAGTGAAATCCCCGATACCGTCAAAGAGCTGATCAAACTTCCAGGCGTGGGCAGGAAAACGGCCAATGTCATCACTTCTGTGGTCTGGAACCAACCTAATATGGCCGTGGACACCCATGTCTTCCGTGTCTCAAAACGTCTCGGACTCGTTCCCCAAAATGCCAAAACCCCTCTGGAAGTAGAAAAACAGCTGATCAAACACATTCCCAAGGAACACATCCATGTGGCCCATCACTGGTTGATCCTGCACGGCCGCTATGTATGCCTGGCCAGAAGCCCAAAATGCACCGCCTGCGAGATTACCCATTTTTGCCGCTATTATGAAAAAAACCAAAGCAAGATAGCTGCGGAAAGAGACTTGCTTCCCAAAAGAAAATAA
- a CDS encoding BPTI/Kunitz domain-containing protein produces the protein MGDEPSSQIYMKISKLKSIGLFTFILVMISCSKDCEPPLAVCYETPPTTELCQLYFERWFFNKDKNRCEQIGYSGCSQSGFETKKECEACKCNYRVNI, from the coding sequence ATGGGGGATGAACCATCAAGCCAAATTTATATGAAGATATCCAAGCTAAAATCAATCGGCCTTTTCACTTTTATTTTGGTTATGATAAGCTGCTCCAAGGACTGTGAACCTCCCTTGGCGGTTTGCTACGAAACCCCTCCAACCACCGAATTATGCCAGTTATACTTTGAAAGGTGGTTTTTTAATAAGGATAAAAACAGATGCGAGCAAATTGGTTATTCCGGATGCTCTCAATCGGGATTTGAAACTAAAAAGGAGTGTGAAGCTTGTAAATGCAACTATCGCGTTAACATATAG
- a CDS encoding DUF4212 domain-containing protein: MSQQEKMKAYWRRNVKILLSLLAVWFTVSFGCGILLVDVLNKVQIGGFKLGFWFAQQGAIYVFVILIFVYVFLLNKLDREFDVHE; encoded by the coding sequence ATGAGTCAACAAGAAAAAATGAAGGCCTACTGGAGGCGCAATGTGAAGATTCTTCTTTCCCTGCTTGCGGTTTGGTTTACCGTTTCTTTTGGATGCGGGATTCTGCTCGTAGATGTTTTAAACAAGGTTCAAATTGGCGGCTTTAAGCTGGGCTTTTGGTTTGCACAGCAAGGTGCCATTTATGTTTTTGTAATCCTGATTTTTGTGTATGTGTTTTTGCTGAACAAGCTGGACCGCGAGTTTGATGTACACGAATAA
- a CDS encoding sodium:solute symporter family protein, translated as MDILTWTYILVGLSFALYIGIAIWSRAGSTKEFYVAGGGVSPLANGMATGADWMSAASFISMAGLISFMGYDGSVYLMGWTGGYVLLALLLAPYLRKFGKFTVPDFVGDRYYSNKARVVAVFCAIFISFTYVAGQMRGVGIVFSRYLEVDINTGVIIGMCIVFFYAVLGGMKGITYTQVAQYCVLIFAFMVPAIFISMQLTSNPIPQLGLGGTVADGTYLLDKLDGVLTDLGFHAYTSGKKSMGDMFAITLALMVGTAGLPHVIVRFFTVPRVKDARLSAGYALVFIAILYTTAPAVSAFGIYNAIDSVSEKPIDDLPEWVTNWQQTQLIKINDKNQDGVVQYVADPERNEFTIDKDIMVLANPEIAQLPNWVVGLVAAGGMAAALSTAAGLLLVISTSVSRDLAKNFNPGISDKKELLIARVAAAVAVIVAGYFGVNPPGFVAEVVAFAFGLAAASFFPVIIMGIFSKRMNKEGAIWGMLVGLVFTLSYIIYFKFGTDLFGIPAESLTAEHWWFGISPEGIGSIGMVLNFLVSFVVSRVTPAPPEAVQEMVEDIRIPRGAGQAQGH; from the coding sequence ATGGATATTTTAACTTGGACTTATATACTGGTAGGGCTTTCTTTTGCCCTTTACATTGGCATTGCGATATGGAGCCGGGCGGGCTCTACCAAAGAATTTTATGTTGCCGGTGGAGGGGTGTCCCCTCTTGCAAACGGCATGGCCACTGGGGCTGACTGGATGTCGGCCGCATCTTTCATTTCCATGGCCGGATTGATTTCTTTCATGGGCTATGACGGATCCGTTTACCTGATGGGGTGGACAGGTGGCTACGTGCTGCTGGCCCTTTTGTTGGCTCCTTACCTGCGGAAATTTGGGAAGTTTACCGTTCCCGATTTTGTGGGGGATCGTTATTACTCCAACAAGGCACGAGTAGTGGCCGTTTTTTGCGCCATATTCATCTCATTTACCTACGTGGCTGGCCAAATGCGTGGCGTAGGCATCGTTTTTTCCAGGTATCTGGAAGTGGATATCAACACCGGCGTGATCATCGGAATGTGTATTGTCTTTTTTTATGCAGTTTTGGGAGGGATGAAAGGGATTACCTATACCCAAGTAGCCCAGTATTGCGTGTTGATCTTTGCATTTATGGTGCCGGCAATTTTCATTTCCATGCAGCTGACCAGTAACCCGATCCCGCAATTAGGATTGGGAGGAACCGTGGCGGATGGGACCTATTTACTGGACAAACTGGACGGTGTATTGACAGACTTGGGTTTTCATGCCTATACGAGTGGTAAGAAGTCCATGGGAGACATGTTTGCCATTACCTTGGCACTGATGGTCGGGACAGCGGGGCTTCCGCATGTCATTGTGCGATTTTTTACCGTTCCGCGGGTAAAAGATGCCCGGCTTTCTGCAGGTTACGCGCTGGTGTTCATTGCCATTCTTTATACCACGGCTCCGGCCGTTTCTGCTTTTGGGATTTATAATGCCATAGACTCCGTTTCTGAAAAGCCCATTGACGACCTGCCCGAGTGGGTGACGAACTGGCAGCAGACCCAGCTGATCAAGATCAATGACAAAAACCAGGATGGCGTGGTGCAATACGTGGCAGATCCGGAGCGGAACGAGTTTACCATCGACAAGGATATCATGGTCCTCGCCAATCCAGAGATCGCCCAGCTGCCCAACTGGGTGGTAGGGTTGGTGGCTGCCGGTGGAATGGCAGCGGCACTTTCCACGGCTGCAGGATTGTTATTGGTGATTTCCACTTCTGTTTCCCGGGATTTGGCTAAGAATTTTAACCCCGGAATCTCCGATAAGAAGGAACTCCTCATTGCCCGGGTGGCCGCTGCGGTGGCGGTGATCGTAGCGGGATATTTTGGAGTGAATCCTCCGGGGTTTGTGGCTGAAGTGGTAGCTTTTGCCTTTGGTTTGGCTGCGGCATCTTTCTTTCCGGTGATCATCATGGGGATTTTCTCCAAGCGCATGAACAAGGAAGGGGCTATTTGGGGGATGTTGGTAGGTTTGGTGTTTACCCTTTCCTATATCATTTACTTTAAGTTTGGCACAGATCTTTTTGGTATTCCAGCGGAAAGCCTCACGGCCGAGCATTGGTGGTTTGGGATTTCTCCCGAAGGAATTGGTTCTATAGGGATGGTCTTAAACTTTTTGGTGAGCTTTGTCGTGTCACGCGTTACGCCCGCCCCACCTGAAGCGGTGCAGGAGATGGTGGAAGATATCCGTATCCCAAGAGGTGCAGGACAGGCACAGGGGCATTGA
- the acs gene encoding acetate--CoA ligase, producing the protein MSDRIHTLSGYFHEYQKSVTEPEQFWARIADSFHWKKRWDKVLEWDFEGPDVKWFVNGKVNITENILERHLFIMGDRPAIIWEPNDPNEEGRTLTYRQLYHEVCKFSNALKAKGIGKGDKVIIYMPMVPEAAIAMLACARIGAVHSVVFAGFSSSALADRINDCEAKAVLTSDGNFRGTKKIAVKDLVDEALEKTKTIETVIVYQRTKQEVKMVEGRDIWWHDAIDGQPDTNEAEVMDSEDMLFILYTSGSTGKPKGVVHTTGGYMVYSKYTFENVFQYSPGDVYWCTADIGWITGHSYIVYGPLLAGATSIMFEGVPTYPDAGRFWAIVDKYQVNQFYTAPTAIRALEAHGTKPIEPYKLDSLKVLGSVGEPINEEAWHWYHTHVGKNRCPIVDTWWQTETGGIMVSPIAGITPNKPAYATMPLPGVQLAIVDPEGKELKGKAVEGNLCIKFPWPGMLRTTYGDHDRCKQTYFSAYPGMYFTGDGVKRDHDGYYRILGRVDDVINVSGHRMGTAEIENAINEHPKVIESAVVGYPHEVKGQGIYAYVICDLKNRTEENLIGEIKDTITKSIGPIAKPDKIQIVPGLPKTRSGKIMRRILRKVAEGSFDNMGDTSTLLDPAVVEEIIEGRVE; encoded by the coding sequence ATGAGTGATAGAATTCACACCTTGAGTGGTTACTTTCATGAGTATCAAAAAAGCGTTACCGAGCCGGAGCAGTTTTGGGCGCGGATCGCTGATTCCTTTCACTGGAAAAAGAGATGGGACAAAGTCCTGGAATGGGATTTTGAAGGTCCCGATGTGAAATGGTTTGTCAATGGAAAAGTCAATATCACCGAAAATATTTTAGAGCGCCATCTTTTTATCATGGGAGATCGCCCAGCCATCATTTGGGAACCCAATGATCCCAATGAGGAAGGCAGGACGCTTACCTACCGCCAGCTTTACCATGAGGTCTGCAAATTTTCCAATGCCTTGAAGGCAAAAGGAATAGGCAAGGGTGATAAGGTCATCATTTATATGCCGATGGTTCCGGAGGCCGCTATAGCCATGCTGGCCTGTGCACGGATAGGGGCTGTTCACTCGGTAGTGTTTGCAGGTTTTTCCAGTTCAGCCTTGGCCGACAGGATCAATGACTGTGAGGCCAAAGCTGTGCTTACTTCAGATGGAAACTTCCGGGGCACCAAAAAAATTGCCGTGAAGGACTTGGTGGACGAAGCACTGGAAAAGACCAAAACGATAGAGACAGTGATCGTTTACCAAAGGACCAAGCAAGAGGTCAAGATGGTCGAAGGGCGCGATATCTGGTGGCATGATGCCATCGACGGCCAGCCCGACACCAATGAAGCGGAAGTCATGGACAGCGAGGACATGTTGTTTATCCTGTATACTTCTGGTTCCACCGGTAAGCCAAAAGGAGTCGTTCATACGACAGGAGGCTATATGGTCTATTCGAAGTATACTTTTGAAAATGTGTTCCAGTATTCTCCGGGAGATGTGTATTGGTGTACCGCAGATATTGGATGGATTACGGGACACTCCTATATCGTTTATGGTCCGCTATTGGCAGGGGCTACTTCTATCATGTTTGAAGGTGTACCTACTTATCCTGATGCAGGGAGGTTCTGGGCCATCGTGGACAAGTACCAAGTCAATCAATTCTATACTGCGCCGACGGCCATACGTGCATTGGAAGCGCATGGGACCAAGCCGATTGAGCCGTATAAGTTGGACTCTTTAAAGGTGTTGGGATCCGTAGGGGAGCCGATCAATGAAGAAGCTTGGCACTGGTACCATACGCATGTCGGTAAAAACCGCTGCCCGATTGTGGATACTTGGTGGCAGACCGAAACCGGTGGCATCATGGTTTCGCCCATTGCAGGCATCACTCCAAATAAGCCGGCCTATGCGACGATGCCCCTTCCGGGTGTGCAGCTGGCCATTGTGGATCCAGAGGGGAAAGAGCTTAAGGGAAAAGCAGTCGAAGGAAATCTCTGCATTAAGTTCCCTTGGCCGGGAATGCTGCGGACGACATATGGTGACCATGACCGCTGCAAACAAACCTACTTCTCCGCCTATCCGGGGATGTATTTTACCGGTGATGGGGTGAAGCGGGACCATGATGGCTATTACCGTATCCTTGGTCGTGTGGATGATGTGATCAACGTTTCCGGCCACCGAATGGGCACGGCCGAAATTGAAAATGCCATTAACGAGCACCCGAAAGTGATCGAGTCAGCAGTTGTGGGATATCCTCATGAGGTCAAAGGACAAGGCATCTATGCCTATGTGATCTGTGACCTGAAAAATAGGACGGAGGAAAACCTCATCGGAGAGATCAAAGATACGATTACAAAGAGCATTGGGCCGATCGCAAAGCCGGATAAGATCCAGATCGTACCGGGATTGCCCAAGACCCGTTCTGGAAAGATCATGCGTCGTATTCTCCGAAAAGTAGCAGAGGGAAGTTTCGACAACATGGGCGATACATCGACCTTGCTGGATCCAGCCGTGGTGGAAGAAATTATCGAAGGAAGGGTGGAGTAA
- a CDS encoding DUF294 nucleotidyltransferase-like domain-containing protein: MSNVIVNRVKEFLHRFPPFSFLSDELLTDVAREVELMYYTKGEYIFKKGNPASPHFFVLKEGSVYLTEEDAGKMVVKDYCDEGEVFGVMALLGQRPYVLNGYVAEDSLIYAVPVDVFDKVLKENSEVSLYFAAGFAAGQVVVRTDLSQSQKARKLLKDATSDHGLSLFMEKGKLNFPTDVLSCPLGTPLREAARLMQEKDVGSIVVVDGTGHPSGIITDKDIRNRVVAAGIPYDVPVEEMMTHPVRTVHHQSDFPTIYLTMIKNHLHHLILTEDGTDQSKITGIVSDHDVFLSHGNSPAVLIHGLMNTWDVQEMKGIRDRAEALLGYFLENEVAIDFVANILSEINDVIIKRAVLLAKKKLDQDFVEESKVPFCFLSLGSEGRQEQLLRTDLDNALVFEDVDEDKLPLTKAYFEALSQEVIQTLIACGFHPCPSEVMANNPEWCQPLAVWKDYFSQWVNLPDEVALMKATIFFDFRPVYGFKSLPEEMTRHIYQVIDERKAFLGFLAKNALLNPPPLGFFKNFIVEKSGEHKDQFDIKLRAMMPLADAARLLILSHKVLGINNTFERFEKLAALEPQNASLYEEAASAYEIFLRLRALEGIATGTSGRYITPRSLGKLQRQLLKNAFAPIQQIQEVLTVRFQTDYIPK; encoded by the coding sequence ATGTCCAATGTCATTGTCAATAGGGTAAAGGAATTTCTCCACCGCTTTCCGCCATTCAGTTTTCTTTCGGATGAATTGTTAACCGATGTCGCGCGCGAGGTGGAATTGATGTACTATACAAAAGGGGAGTACATTTTTAAAAAAGGCAATCCTGCAAGCCCCCACTTTTTTGTGCTCAAGGAAGGTTCTGTTTACCTGACCGAAGAGGATGCGGGCAAGATGGTGGTCAAAGATTATTGTGATGAAGGAGAGGTTTTTGGGGTGATGGCACTGCTTGGCCAGCGTCCTTATGTGCTGAATGGCTACGTGGCGGAGGACAGTTTGATTTATGCTGTGCCGGTGGATGTATTTGATAAGGTGCTGAAGGAAAACAGTGAGGTGAGCTTGTACTTTGCTGCTGGGTTTGCTGCCGGCCAAGTGGTCGTACGCACAGACCTTTCCCAATCCCAAAAAGCCAGAAAGCTGCTAAAAGACGCTACTTCGGATCATGGTCTTTCCCTCTTCATGGAAAAGGGAAAACTCAACTTTCCTACTGATGTGCTCAGCTGCCCTCTTGGGACACCCCTTCGGGAAGCCGCTCGCCTGATGCAGGAAAAGGACGTCGGCTCCATTGTGGTGGTGGATGGCACGGGCCACCCTAGCGGCATCATTACCGATAAGGACATTCGTAACCGCGTGGTGGCGGCAGGTATTCCCTATGACGTTCCAGTAGAGGAAATGATGACCCATCCAGTTCGGACTGTGCACCATCAGTCGGATTTCCCCACCATTTACCTGACCATGATCAAGAATCATTTACACCATTTGATCTTAACGGAAGATGGGACAGATCAAAGTAAAATTACGGGAATTGTCTCTGATCATGATGTATTCCTCTCGCATGGAAACAGCCCGGCGGTGCTGATTCATGGCTTGATGAACACGTGGGATGTCCAAGAAATGAAAGGAATCCGTGATCGTGCGGAGGCCTTGTTGGGATATTTTTTGGAGAATGAAGTAGCCATCGACTTTGTGGCGAACATTTTGTCGGAGATCAATGACGTAATCATTAAAAGAGCGGTCCTTTTGGCCAAGAAGAAGCTAGACCAAGACTTTGTAGAAGAGAGCAAGGTTCCCTTTTGCTTTTTGTCCCTCGGTAGTGAGGGAAGGCAAGAGCAATTGCTGAGAACAGACTTGGACAATGCCTTGGTTTTTGAGGATGTGGATGAAGATAAGCTGCCGCTTACCAAAGCCTACTTCGAGGCCTTGTCACAAGAGGTTATCCAGACCTTGATCGCCTGTGGCTTTCATCCTTGTCCCAGTGAGGTCATGGCCAATAACCCGGAATGGTGTCAGCCGCTTGCTGTTTGGAAGGATTACTTCAGTCAATGGGTGAATTTGCCTGATGAGGTGGCTTTGATGAAGGCGACCATCTTCTTTGATTTTAGACCTGTTTATGGATTCAAGTCATTGCCGGAAGAAATGACTCGCCATATTTACCAAGTCATCGATGAACGAAAGGCTTTTTTGGGATTTTTGGCCAAGAATGCCCTGCTCAATCCCCCACCTCTTGGGTTTTTCAAAAATTTTATCGTGGAAAAATCAGGAGAGCACAAGGACCAATTTGATATCAAGCTACGGGCCATGATGCCCTTGGCCGATGCGGCACGATTGCTTATCCTTAGCCATAAAGTTCTGGGCATTAACAACACGTTTGAGCGTTTTGAGAAGCTGGCGGCACTGGAGCCACAGAATGCCAGCTTATACGAAGAAGCGGCAAGCGCTTATGAGATATTTTTACGGTTGAGGGCTTTGGAGGGGATTGCCACAGGTACCTCCGGGCGGTACATTACACCCCGGTCCTTGGGCAAGCTGCAGCGTCAACTGCTCAAAAATGCCTTTGCACCCATCCAGCAGATTCAGGAAGTGCTGACCGTCAGATTTCAAACCGATTATATTCCGAAATGA
- a CDS encoding 3'-5' exonuclease, translating into MKSAMVAQYEENFSKQISKKLPISELSFLVVDTETTGLDVKKDHILAFGGIKVSNNRILVQSSREQFVHSKKKNASSIKIHEIVQPSNAISPREFVRGFLPYLGSDILVAHHAGFDLAMIEKICYPFGLRKLANPVVDTGDLAMRLEHGIHYDPSRINLRDYSLDKLCERYNIPIQDRHTAAGDAFLTAQLLLKLLKEAEKRGVVTYGDLMRW; encoded by the coding sequence ATGAAATCCGCGATGGTAGCCCAATATGAGGAAAATTTCTCCAAGCAAATTTCCAAGAAGCTACCCATTTCGGAGCTGTCCTTTTTGGTCGTGGATACAGAAACGACTGGATTGGACGTGAAAAAGGACCATATTTTGGCCTTTGGAGGGATCAAGGTTTCCAATAACCGCATACTGGTGCAGAGTTCACGGGAGCAATTTGTCCATTCCAAGAAAAAGAATGCCTCCAGCATCAAAATACACGAAATCGTTCAGCCCAGCAATGCCATTTCTCCCAGGGAATTTGTACGGGGCTTTCTGCCCTACCTTGGCAGTGATATCTTGGTCGCCCATCATGCAGGCTTTGACCTGGCAATGATCGAAAAAATATGCTATCCCTTTGGGCTCCGAAAGCTGGCAAATCCTGTGGTGGACACCGGAGACTTGGCGATGCGACTGGAACATGGTATCCACTATGATCCTTCGCGCATCAATTTACGCGACTATAGCCTGGACAAGCTGTGTGAACGCTATAACATTCCCATCCAAGATCGACATACCGCCGCTGGCGACGCGTTTTTGACAGCCCAGCTTCTATTAAAATTGCTCAAAGAAGCCGAAAAAAGAGGAGTCGTCACCTATGGGGACTTGATGCGGTGGTAA
- a CDS encoding DUF4160 domain-containing protein, whose translation MPKIFEYLGIVLYFYSNEHEPVHVHATKSGKETKVSFIMKNGLIEEIIISNVQGRSPIKGQDLQNLKKFVVKYGDEIVTKWVDYFVYQRKVGFEKITTKLK comes from the coding sequence TTGCCCAAGATTTTCGAATATTTAGGTATTGTTTTATACTTCTATTCAAATGAGCACGAACCAGTTCATGTCCACGCTACAAAATCAGGAAAGGAAACTAAGGTTTCATTTATCATGAAAAACGGATTAATTGAAGAAATTATTATTTCAAATGTACAAGGAAGAAGCCCGATTAAAGGCCAGGATTTACAAAATTTAAAAAAGTTTGTAGTAAAATATGGTGATGAGATTGTAACAAAATGGGTCGATTATTTCGTTTATCAAAGAAAGGTAGGGTTTGAAAAAATCACAACAAAACTAAAATGA
- a CDS encoding DUF2442 domain-containing protein, translating to MKVREEFVAYRTTLIGIEAAEYIGQFRIRVLFKDKTEKTVDFRPFLRQSTHPEIQKYLDEVHFRNFKVKDDNLQWGDYEMIFPISELYKGKISF from the coding sequence ATGAAAGTTCGAGAAGAGTTTGTAGCTTATAGGACTACTTTAATAGGGATAGAAGCAGCGGAATATATTGGACAATTTCGTATCAGGGTATTGTTTAAGGACAAAACGGAAAAGACAGTAGATTTTAGGCCTTTTCTAAGGCAATCTACGCATCCGGAAATCCAAAAGTACTTAGATGAAGTTCATTTTAGAAATTTTAAGGTAAAGGATGATAACCTTCAATGGGGTGACTACGAAATGATTTTTCCAATTTCGGAATTATATAAGGGCAAAATATCGTTTTAA